The following are from one region of the Silene latifolia isolate original U9 population chromosome 9, ASM4854445v1, whole genome shotgun sequence genome:
- the LOC141601036 gene encoding alkane hydroxylase MAH1-like — MWPNSTYITDSLPWILINVHRFHDMSLGFLRRNNRTYFRSEKWVGASDFLATTDPANVHYIATSNFSNYPKGDAYRKAFDMMGYALFNSDDDWKQYRRLIHTSTKSPKFLNYSIKTAHANLNQILVPLLKHASEHSDLVLDLQDVFQRFALDVTCKSLTGHDPKSLAIDLPKIPFLGVMADFERGIIYSIAFPELLWKLQLLLRVGPEYRLNLARKVINSYTSNIVFKKRHDVLTNNFNTNEDDSVDFLELLIKDVMKNGHTQITHINDDTFFKDITLTYGRSRHYQLHHDMVLLAIDHPR; from the coding sequence ATGTGGCCTAATTCGACTTACATCACTGATTCACTGCCATGGATTTTAATTAACGTTCATCGGTTTCACGATATGTCGTTAGGCTTCTTGCGACGAAATAACAGGACCTACTTTCGTAGCGAAAAGTGGGTCGGAGCCAGTGACTTTCTGGCCACAACGGATCCGGCTAATGTCCACTACATAGCTACATCTAATTTCTCAAATTACCCGAAAGGGGATGCATACCGCAAGGCATTTGACATGATGGGTTACGCCTTGTTCAACAGTGACGACGACTGGAAGCAGTACAGGCGACTGATTCACACCTCTACCAAGAGCCCGAAATTCTTAAATTATTCAATCAAGACGGCCCATGCTAATCTGAACCAAATTCTGGTTCCGCTACTGAAGCATGCGTCCGAACATAGTGACCTTGTATTGGATTTGCAAGATGTGTTCCAAAGGTTCGCCTTGGACGTTACATGCAAGTCCTTGACCGGTCACGACCCAAAGTCTCTTGCCATCGACTTGCCAAAGATACCTTTCTTGGGTGTTATGGCTGATTTCGAAAGAGGCATCATTTACAGCATTGCCTTTCctgagttattatggaagttacaACTGTTGTTACGTGTTGGCCCCGAGTATAGATTGAACCTTGCTCGTAAAGTCATCAACAGTTACACTAGCAACATCGTGTTCAAGAAACGACACGATGTGTTAACCAACAACTTTAACACTAACGAGGATGATAGTGTTGATTTCTTGGAATTACTCATAAAAGATGTCATGAAAAACGGTCATACCCAAATTACACACATTAATGATGACACATTCTTTAAAGACATAACCCTAACTTATGGCAGGTCGAGACACTATCAGCTCCACCATGACATGGTTCTCCTGGCTATTGACCACCCACGCTAA